One Manihot esculenta cultivar AM560-2 chromosome 18, M.esculenta_v8, whole genome shotgun sequence genomic window carries:
- the LOC110606073 gene encoding cytochrome P450 CYP82D47, whose amino-acid sequence MESLYPFSATVMVTILSFITWFIYSSFRTSRKACKKRALPEPAGAWPVIGHLRLLAGSQPPHVILGKLADKYGPIFTIKLGVHRAVIVSDWKIAKECFTSNDKAFANRPKGLAMEILGYDYSMIAFSPYGEYWRQIRKIVTLELLSNHRLEMLKHLRDAEVKAAIKGLYQEWIKNKSNNDKLKIEMKRWLWDITLNVILKIIVGKRYVEYANVGEGQESDAWREAMREFMELSGVFAVSDALPYLRWLDLGGVERKMKKVLKQLDPVIEEWLEERKQKKGASVTKGEEDFMEALLSILNDSKELSNRDVDTINKATCLSLILAASDTTTITMTWALSLLLNNRDVLKKAQNEIDVHVGRQRQVKESDTQSLIYLQAIIKETFRLYPAVPLLVPHESMEETVINGYHIQPKTRLFINASKIHKDPSVWQDPEKFQPERFLTTHKDVDFKGQNFELIPFGSGRRICPGISFALQVLNLTLASFLHAFEVETLSESPIDMSESAGLTNSKATPVEVFVTPRLPAYLY is encoded by the exons ATGGAGTCTCTTTATCCCTTCTCTGCAACTGTTATGGTCACCATACTCTCCTTTATAACTTGGTTCATATACTCTTCATTCAGGACTTCAAGAAAGGCATGCAAGAAGAGAGCACTGCCAGAACCCGCTGGTGCTTGGCCTGTTATTGGCCACCTTCGTCTCCTAGCAGGCTCACAGCCTCCTCACGTAATCCTGGGAAAACTAGCTGACAAGTACGGCCCCATATTCACCATCAAGCTTGGTGTCCATCGAGCAGTGATCGTAAGTGATTGGAAGATTGCTAAGGAGTGTTTCACTTCCAATGACAAAGCTTTTGCTAATCGTCCAAAGGGGCTTGCTATGGAAATTTTAGGCTATGACTACTCCATGATTGCGTTCAGTCCTTATGGCGAATACTGGCGCCAAATTCGTAAGATAGTTACTCTTGAACTTCTGTCCAATCATCGGCTTGAGATGCTGAAGCATCTGAGGGATGCTGAAGTCAAGGCTGCCATAAAAGGGCTATACCAGGAATGGATCAAGAACAAAAGTAACAACGATAAGCTTAAGATAGAGATGAAGAGATGGTTGTGGGACATAACTTTAAATGTAATACTTAAGATTATTGTAGGGAAGCGATATGTGGAGTATGCAAATGTTGGTGAGGGTCAAGAGAGTGATGCGTGGAGAGAAGCTATGAGGGAATTTATGGAATTGTCAGGAGTATTTGCAGTATCAGATGCGTTGCCATATTTAAGGTGGTTGGATTTAGGGGGAGTGGAAAGGAAGATGAAGAAAGTCTTGAAACAACTGGACCCTGTTATTGAAGAATGGTTAGAAGAACGTAAGCAGAAGAAAGGAGCTAGCGTAACAAAGGGTGAGGAAGATTTCATGGAGGCTCTGTTGTCCATACTGAATGATTCAAAAGAGCTTTCCAATCGAGATGTTGATACCATCAACAAAGCTACGTGCCTG TCTCTCATTTTAGCTGCCTCGGACACCACAACAATTACAATGACTTGGGCTTTGTCGTTACTACTAAATAATCGTGATGTCCTCAAGAAGGCTCAAAATGAAATAGACGTCCATGTTGGTCGACAAAGGCAAGTGAAGGAATCAGACACCCAGAGTTTGATTTACCTTCAAGCTATTATCAAAGAAACCTTCAGACTATATCCTGCTGTGCCACTACTGGTGCCCCATGAATCCATGGAAGAAACTGTTATTAATGGCTACCATATTCAACCAAAAACTCGCCTATTCATAAATGCTTCGAAAATTCATAAAGACCCAAGTGTGTGGCAGGATCCTGAGAAATTTCAGCCAGAGAGGTTTCTAACTACTCATAAGGACGTTGATTTCAAGGGCCAAAACTTCGAGTTGATACCCTTTGGCAGTGGAAGAAGAATTTGCCCTGGAATCTCATTTGCTCTTCAAGTTTTGAACCTAACGCTGGCTAGTTTTCTGCATGCATTTGAAGTCGAAACTTTATCAGAGAGTCCTATTGATATGAGTGAATCAGCTGGATTGACCAACTCCAAGGCCACCCCAGTGGAAGTTTTTGTTACTCCACGCCTTCCTGCCTATTTGTATTAg
- the LOC110606822 gene encoding cytochrome P450 CYP82D47 — MESLSPFSATVMVTILSFITWFIYSSFRTSRKACKKRALPEPAGAWPVIGHLRLLAGSQPPHVILGKLADKYGPIFTIKLGVHRAVIVSDWKIAKECFTSNDKAFANRPKGLAMEILGYDYSMIGFSPYGEYWRQIRKIVTLELLSNHRLEMLKHVRDAEVKAAIKGLYQEWIKNKSNNDKLKIEMKRWFWDITLNVILKIIVGKRYVEYANVGEGQESDAWREAMREFMELSGVFAVSDALPYLRWLDLGGVERKMKKVFKQLDPVIEEWLEERKQKKGASVTKGEEDFMEALLSILNDSKELSNRDVDTINKATCLALILAASDTTTITMTWTLSLLLNNRDVLKKAQNEIDILVGRQRQVKESDTQSLIYLQAIIKETFRLYPAVPLLVPHESMEETVINGYHIQPKTRLFINASKIHKDPSVWQDPEKFQPERFLTTHKDVDFKGQNFELIPFGSGRRICPGISFALQVLNLTLASFLHAFEVETLSESPIDMSESAGLTNSKATPVEVFVTPRLPAYLY; from the exons ATGGAGTCTCTTTCTCCCTTCTCTGCAACTGTTATGGTCACCATACTCTCCTTTATAACTTGGTTCATATACTCTTCATTCAGGACTTCAAGAAAGGCATGCAAGAAGAGAGCACTGCCAGAACCCGCTGGTGCTTGGCCTGTTATTGGCCACCTTCGTCTCCTAGCAGGCTCACAGCCTCCTCACGTAATCCTGGGAAAACTAGCTGACAAGTACGGCCCCATATTCACCATCAAGCTTGGTGTCCATCGAGCAGTGATCGTAAGTGATTGGAAGATTGCTAAGGAGTGCTTCACTTCCAATGACAAAGCTTTTGCTAATCGTCCAAAGGGGCTTGCTATGGAAATTTTAGGCTATGACTACTCCATGATTGGGTTCAGTCCTTATGGCGAATACTGGCGCCAAATTCGTAAGATAGTTACTCTTGAACTTCTGTCCAATCATCGGCTTGAGATGCTGAAGCATGTGAGGGATGCTGAAGTCAAGGCTGCCATAAAAGGGCTATACCAGGAATGGATCAAGAACAAAAGTAACAACGATAAGCTTAAGATAGAGATGAAGAGATGGTTCTGGGACATAACTTTAAATGTAATACTTAAGATTATTGTAGGGAAGCGATATGTGGAGTATGCAAATGTTGGTGAGGGTCAAGAGAGTGATGCGTGGAGAGAAGCTATGAGGGAATTTATGGAATTGTCGGGAGTATTTGCAGTATCAGATGCGTTGCCATATTTAAGGTGGTTGGATTTAGGGGGAGTGGAAAGGAAGATGAAGAAAGTCTTCAAACAACTGGACCCTGTTATTGAAGAATGGTTAGAAGAACGTAAGCAGAAGAAAGGAGCTAGCGTAACAAAGGGTGAGGAAGATTTCATGGAGGCTCTGTTGTCCATACTGAATGATTCAAAAGAGCTTTCCAATCGAGATGTTGATACCATCAACAAAGCTACGTGCCTG GCTCTCATTTTAGCAGCCTCGGACACCACAACAATTACAATGACTTGGACTTTGTCGTTACTACTAAATAATCGTGATGTCCTAAAGAAGGCTCAAAATGAAATAGACATCCTTGTTGGTCGACAAAGGCAAGTGAAGGAGTCAGACACCCAGAGTTTGATTTACCTTCAAGCTATTATCAAAGAAACCTTCAGACTATATCCTGCTGTGCCACTACTGGTGCCCCATGAATCCATGGAAGAAACTGTTATTAATGGCTACCATATTCAACCAAAAACTCGCCTATTCATAAATGCTTCGAAAATTCATAAAGACCCAAGTGTGTGGCAGGATCCTGAGAAATTTCAGCCAGAGAGGTTTCTAACTACTCATAAGGACGTTGATTTCAAGGGCCAAAACTTCGAGTTGATACCCTTTGGCAGTGGAAGAAGAATTTGCCCTGGAATCTCATTTGCTCTTCAAGTTTTGAACCTAACGCTGGCTAGTTTTCTGCATGCATTTGAAGTAGAAACTTTATCAGAGAGTCCTATTGATATGAGTGAATCAGCTGGATTGACCAACTCCAAGGCCACCCCAGTGGAAGTTTTTGTTACTCCACGCCTTCCTGCCTATTTGTATTAg